One stretch of Juglans microcarpa x Juglans regia isolate MS1-56 chromosome 3D, Jm3101_v1.0, whole genome shotgun sequence DNA includes these proteins:
- the LOC121255091 gene encoding uncharacterized protein LOC121255091 has protein sequence MKGVVRFKKKGKLSPRYMGPYEIMEIVGSIAYRLDLPAEFQRIHDVFHVYSLKKSFGKQSLTIVDAEDISLQPNLNYEEIPIQITDWKEKELRNQKIPLIKVLWQIHNIEEATWEKEDDVKTKYHYLFGL, from the coding sequence ATGAAAGGAGTAGTTCGATTcaagaagaaagggaaactaAGTCCAAGATACATGGGACCCTACGAGATAATGGAAATAGTAGGATCGATTGCTTATAGACTGGATCTTCCGGCAGAATTCCAGAGAATTCATGACGTATTCCACGTGTATTCCCTTAAGAAGAGTTTTGGAAAACAATCGCTGACAATTGTAGATGCTGAGGATATTTCGTTACAACCTAACCTAAATTATGAGGAAATTCCTATTCAGATTACTGATTGGAAGGAGAAGGAACTTAGAAATCAGAAAATTCCTCTAATTAAGGTGCTTTGGCAAATTCACAACATTGAAGAAGCCACATGGGAGAAAGAAGATGACGTGAAGACCAAATACCATTATTTGTTTGGCTTGTGA